The Penicillium psychrofluorescens genome assembly, chromosome: 2 nucleotide sequence ACTGCCTCTTTGACTCGCGCGTGAATGAGGCGCACTTCAACAAAGCCAGTTCGCGCTGGACGATCCAAACTGATGACGGCAAGACGGTGATCGCGAAATATTTGATACCCGCGGTTGGCTTCGCGGATAAGCAGTACGTGCCAGCATGGAAGGGACTCGACTCTTTCCAGGGAACAATTTACCATAGCTCTCTCTGGCCCCGGGATGGCGTCGACGTACGGGGGAAACGGGTCGCGGTTATTGGAACTGGTGCAACGGGCGTGCAAATTATACAGGAATGGGGCAAGGAAGCTGCCGAGACATTAGTGTTCCAACGCACACCAAACTTGGCGTTGCCTATGAAGCAGAAGTCATTGGACAGTGCCGCCCAAAGTCAGATGCTGGTAGAGACGCCAAAATTGTTCGATAGCTGCCAGAGCACATTTGGAGGCATGCCACACGCAGACAATACAAAGGCATTCTCAGACTACTCCTCGTCGGAGGAGTGTGAGAAGATGCTCGGAGAGTTGTACGACAAAGGTGGCTTCCGTTTTTGGGGTGGATTGGCAGACTTGTTGGTTAATCCAGAAGCCAGTCGATTTGCATATGAGGTTTGGGCGAAGAGAGTCCGGGCACGAGTCCATGACCCCATCAAGCGCGACCTGTTGGCGCCGCCAGAACCACCACATCCCTGGGGAACAAAGCGGCCGTCGCTGGAGCAGGACTACTACGAGCAGTTTAACCGGCCCAACGTACAAATTGTGAACACCCAGGCTCATCCGATCGTGGAGCTGACGCCGAAAGGCATTATCACCGATGACAAGAAGCTCTATGAGGTGGATGTTATCGCGATTGCCACAGGGTTTGATTCAAGCACAGGTACACTAGCGAAAATGGGCCTCCAAGATCTCGATGGAGTGGATCTCGAATCGAGATGGCGAGAGGGGATCATCAGCTTCCTTGGCATGACCATCCCTGGCTTTCCCAACATGTTTCTTCCTTACTCCATCCAGAGCCCAACACCGTTAACTAATGGACCCGTTTTTATCAAGCACCAGGCCAAGTGGATCCAAAGCATGATTCGAAAAATGGAAACAAATGGCATTCAATACATTGATCCCAGCCAGAAAGCGGCACAAGCATGGAGAGAGGAAGTGCTGGGAATTGCTGGCATGACCTTGTTCCCACAAGCAAAATCATGGTACCAGGGCGCCAACATTCCTGGAAAACACATTGAGCAAATGTATTATCTCGGTGGAGTTCCCATGTATCTCAAGAAGTGCAGTGCCGCTCTTGGCGATGAGTTCCTAGAGTCCTTTGTCACCAACGAGGAAGCGACTTAAAGCCTTGAGTCTTTGGTTGCGGCACTGTAGCACATTGTACGGCAACGAAAGGAAAAGCAATCCCACATATGCAAACAACCTGCGAAACTAGCTTATCTTGCTTTGAACAGGTGGTCTGCAGAGTCAATCTATCAGGCAAGGGCACATTGAACACATTTGTCTGAAACTAGAGCTTCGAACTATTTTCGAAATAAAACAGATTTCTTCTCTGACCCTTTTCTCCAGGCGAACATTCTGGTATGACAACGCCAACTTTACCAATTTGCTCCTCAACCGTCGACCCTAATAGCTGTAGAGTGGAATAGTCTCCATCGTTCGCAATAAACCGATGTTGGTTGTCCATCAATCGGCCTACCACACAAGCTCGCATAGGCGAACCATCTCGGTGAAACTCAACCGTGTATGTCTACT carries:
- a CDS encoding uncharacterized protein (ID:PFLUO_004141-T1.cds;~source:funannotate), which produces MAVLELDAIIVGAGFSGIYLLHLLRDELHLNVKILEARSDVGGVWNSNIYPGARVDCPTPVYAFDIEQVYKGWKWSQAYPSQEELQAYFRHVDQVLSVRQDCLFDSRVNEAHFNKASSRWTIQTDDGKTVIAKYLIPAVGFADKQYVPAWKGLDSFQGTIYHSSLWPRDGVDVRGKRVAVIGTGATGVQIIQEWGKEAAETLVFQRTPNLALPMKQKSLDSAAQSQMLVETPKLFDSCQSTFGGMPHADNTKAFSDYSSSEECEKMLGELYDKGGFRFWGGLADLLVNPEASRFAYEVWAKRVRARVHDPIKRDLLAPPEPPHPWGTKRPSLEQDYYEQFNRPNVQIVNTQAHPIVELTPKGIITDDKKLYEVDVIAIATGFDSSTGTLAKMGLQDLDGVDLESRWREGIISFLGMTIPGFPNMFLPYSIQSPTPLTNGPVFIKHQAKWIQSMIRKMETNGIQYIDPSQKAAQAWREEVLGIAGMTLFPQAKSWYQGANIPGKHIEQMYYLGGVPMYLKKCSAALGDEFLESFVTNEEAT